The DNA window cacacaaaaaaaggtgaaataactgaaaacatgttttgtattctagtttcttcaaaatagccaccctttgctctgattactgcttcacacactcttggcattctctccatgagcttcaagaggtagtcacctggaatggttttcatttcacaggtgtcatagttttgatgccttcagtgacaatctacaatgcaaatagtcatgaaaatatgtgtgtccaaacttttgtcctgtactgtatTTTCACTATAGATACAACCAAGGACCCATTTGGTTTATGCCCCTGTGACACTGCAGTGTCTACTGGAATTAACACTTAAAATAAACATTGAATCAGCATCTGTTAATGCCCAAGCGTATTAACATGAATTAAAAataatgattatgaaataaaccaaaataccATACCTGAGTCATCATTAGGTGTAccagtataaagttaaagttaaagttaaagtaccaatgattgtcacacacacactaggtgtggcgagattattctctgcatttgacccatcacccttgatcaccccctgggaggtgaggggagcagtgggcagcagcggtggccgcgcccgggaatcattttggtgatttaacccccaattccaacccttgatgctgagtgccaagcagggaggtaatgggtcccatttttatagtctttggtatgactcggccggggtttgaactcacaacctaccgatctcagggcggacactctaaccactaggccactgagtaggtaacgaAGGTCACTTATAAACCTCACTCCTTCACGCCGCGAAAATTCTAGCTAGACATTGAGTTGACAGCCTGGGATATCTGCTCAATGCCTAGCGTTCTCACACTGTCATTTGGAGCACTTAGGTTCAAACCATGGGCAGTACAAACCTAAACCAGATGAGctacaccacaggtgtcaaactcaaggccgggggccggatctggcccgcgacatcattttatctggctcgcaaacacctggaaatgatatgtgtcaataaagtacttcatattttctcactaaatgtaatggatttttttcgttttgacagaaaaaatatatgtactgcttgaaattgcttgccttttaaactttaatagtatacaATATTGCCAcaaatattatcatactttccaagcatgtttttgtctaaataaaagtaaataaacttGAACTAAAActgcccatcaaattaataagaatgacaatacattttacgttgttctttacagcatattactgtaaattgaaaaaaaagctactactgttttttgtgttaaaattctgttgactgagctgccagtttttgactgtacaatctacggttgttgtttttaacggtgtattactgtaaatggaaagacggtacatttgtttttaaggtaaaaaaactggcagctatgttgccagaaaaaaaaaaacttgtactgtttttctattaacaataatgttgtaaaaacaaatgtcaatttaacacaaaaaatcTGGCAACTAATCTGCCAGCTTTTTTCCGTCAAAACTCTCCCAaagaacagtggtactgtttttccatttaccgtaaaatgttgtaagatATAAAAAACccccactatattttacagtaaaattttgtaaatgtaaagtttttactgtaaaatcaacagttTACTTAAAACAgtttatatataattaataatgaaatgcagaggcaaattcatacattattcactgttacataaGCGgcccgtggaccccgacttaaacaagttgaaaaacgtattcgggtgttaccatttagtggtcaattgtacggaatatgtactgaactgtgcaatctactaataaaagtttcaatcgatcaatcaatcaattacggcccctctgatggcagccattactgccatgtggccctcaatgaaaaccagtttgacatccctgggctacaccaaacatttaatatttgagttgtacatgttttattttttaaatattttttgtttgtttgtatgtgtctttttttgtattattttttttatgtcaacaGTGACAGTGTTCAATGGTAAACAAAAGCAGTGGAGACTATTCCCATTATTGAGGCTTAACATTACCCTAAGGCACTAATGAATTATTGCTTTGTAACGTGTCTGGCAAATTGGCATTTTTCCGTCCATTTCTCACGAAGTGAAGTTCAAGTTATACAAATCACATCAACTAATCATCTTTactaacaaatggaaaaacatagAACAcaagtaaatattattatttgtcttTCAGACATAAAAAACGTTGAAACGTAAACGGAAtagaatattaaaaacatttgttttgcccGAGCAGATAAACGTGTAGGACTGTTTTACGCAGGCGGCAATTCACCAATACTGACCGGCAGAATGTACGCAATGTATGAGTTTAAGAACCGAGCTCAACTACGCAAAATGCGTAAATGAACAGTGGCGGTCGCTTGATAACAGTGCAGGAATACAGATACAGGGCGGTAACGACGACGTCGTTTTTTGTTATCGGGACCAACAGCAACAGtatttaaaacaacaaaaaggTGTGTCACTCTACCATTAAAAAGGGCAATAATCAAAAGTGAAGTGAAATGGCTGTACGGAGAGTCACACAGGAAACATTCGATGCTGCGGTTAAGGAAAACATCGACGAGTTCGAGATGGATCCCGAAGAGGCTTTGAGGGAAGCTGTGGAGCAATTTCAGTCTCAAGGTATTGTAGAAATGACGGATAAGCATAAACAAACATTTCAAAGCACATCTTTATTACAAAGCTCAATGGGAATTGAATAAATCGTGCTAATCTTACCTGGGTCATTTGAACAATGCAATTGCACATTTAATGGATGCCATACTAAATGCAATTtcctatttttttattaatttaaatctGATTGCTGATGTATGCTTGCAGGCGTGGATCTGAATTGTATTGTAAAAGCTGTACCTGCTGTGCCATCCAATGATAATCAACACAAGGAAACCCATGAGGTCTTACAGGTGTGTATTTTGCTTACGACTAACATGCTTTGTATGCGCTACAATATGTTTACCATGATTGTTCCATCTGCAGGCTTTAGAGTCCCTCCGCATAGCAAAAGACTCTGCTGGCATTACAAAAGCGGCAGCAGATCTAAAGTGTTTCACGGAGCAATGTCTACTTGGGTTTGCTCAAAGGTACCTGGCGGCCCAAAAAGACGCATACCCTATCATCCTCTCCTATTGTAAAAAGAGTGTCGGAGAGAAGGAAGCGGCGCTGGCCGCTCTGTGCGCCCTGGCCGCGCTGACCGACGGACAGCCGGACTTGTTTGACACCGACGGACTATGTTTCCTCTTGGACGTTCTCAAGAAGCACAGGGATGATGGGGCTGTGACACGAGCCGCTGTCTGCGCtgtgcgtcactgctgtttgaaACACGAGCAAAACAGACAGGATTTGGTCAAAGCGGGCGTCCTGCCGCTGCTGACCGGCGCCGTCAAACAGCACAGCGGCTGCGCCGAGGTGGTCAAGGAGGCGTCTGCGGCTCTCAGAGTCATGACCTTCGACGACGACGTCCGGGTTACGTTTGGGCACGCTCACGAGCACGCCAAGAGTATTGTTCTCGAGCACAACGGGTTGAAGGTCCTAATAGATTCAGCAAAAGGTAAGATCTGAGATTCAACACATAAACACATTTCCCAAAAATTGTGGAACCTCTGTGGCTTTTCAGCTTTTAGGTTCCATCGTCTCTTTCTTAATGTCTTCACAAGTTGTCTGACTTGTTGTTATTGGTAGTAATGTATATATTTCTTCCCTCAGCTCATAACGACAATATGTCTGTCTTGGGTGAGCTGTGTGCCACTTTGTCCCGTCTGGCCGTCAGGAACGAGTTCTGCCAGGACATCTGTGACCTGGGAGGGCTTAAACTTATGATGACGCTGCTTGCAGACAGCTACGAGTCACCGGTACTGAAAACCGCCATAAGGGGTTTTGTCTTTAAAATGTACGACCGTTGTCACTGAGCTGCTTTTTGTCCCAGCAGGAGTTGGTTCGGCAGGTCCTGAGCGGAATAAGAGCCGTTGCTGGAAACGATGACGTGAAAGATGCCGTTGTTAAAGCGGGTGGAGTCCAACTCGTCGTCGTCGCCATGAACAGACACCAAACGAACGCTGCTGTAGGTGTGCCGTGAATATCCAGCGCCACTCGGTGTGAACTTGCGTGTTTTTTTTACCCTCCCGTAGGTGTGCGAGCAGGGCTGTGCGTGCCTTTCTGTCCTTGCTTTACGTAAACCCAACAACTGCAAGGTCATCATGGAGGAAGGAGGCGCCTTAGCTGCTGTGCAGGCTATGAAGACTCATACTTGTGCTGTTAATGTGCAGGTAAGCACCAGTCATTAAGGaataaaacagaatataatgccTTTATTTTCACAACACATATTTATAGACATATATGTAGAATATTACAgtgtataataaaataaactatAGATgagttgcgtgtgaatgctccaatgctgaagctgaactgaaatgctgacagaatgtagtatgaatgtaaaaatagtttgaaagttggaatggtttgaatgtttaagagtttgaatttccaggaaaactggaatttagtttggaacttgggaaggcgttagtttaaatgtccaggatgagtggaatgtgttgatgttggaatggtttgaataggttgaaaaatgtgggaattgtgcaacttggaaacatgtctgattcatttaaatgggaacttcctggaaatttccttcctggacaagcggtagaaaatggatggagggatttttttaaaaataggagcatgaatgtcctaaatgagctgaattagttggtgttggaattgtttaaatcggtcaagaaatgttgaagtagtaacagtttttaaattgagaaatagtattacggaatttcgggaaaagcgggaatttttcaagttctaaaccaacttggttttttgtcctgactaagaggaatgttttgacagtggaacggttgaaatgggttgaaaaatgtgaaaggagtcatcgcactaaaaaaggttggatataaggttagaaaaaaacaggaattcctagaaatttgttgaacatggaaaaatggtagtttgaatttccaggattaattgaatgtgttgaaggtggaatggtttgaagcggttgaaaatgtgggaattgtggaagttagaaCAATGGCCAATTCATTGTGAATGGTAAAaacgtccctaaaaactgggaattctaagaaatccgggaatttaaaaaaaaaaaaattgttgaaagggagcacacaattcctgaacaggctgaatattttgaagttggaacagttggaatcagattaaaaatgtgggaattgtggaactttgaaaaatgtcccattcttttcaatgggaatttcatggaaatttgggaatttcgggaaaaaagggaatgtttttgaaaatgctaGAAAAAAttggaatgttctgaatgagtttgtgttggtgttggaatttttcaaaacggtcgagaaatgttgaagtactaacatTTTTTGGGAGaattggtattacggaatttctggaaaacggggaatttctccagattaagaagaatgatttgacggtggcaCGGTTGAAGTGagctgaaaaatgtgggaagagtagtcgacagaaaaaagggtgaaaaaagcgtttgaaaaaatatgacttctgagaattcctggaattttttttaacttggaaaaataattgtttaaatgtccaggatgagtggaatatgtttaaggtggaatggtttgaatagcttgaaaaatgtggaaatagtggaagtttgaaaaatggccaattcattctaaatgggaaaaatgtcacggtaaacctggaattctgggaaatctgggaatttttggaatttgtcaagggaaagcccgcaattcccaaataggcgaacagtttgaagttggaatggtttgaattggatgaaaaatgtggaagggagaGTGCGCCAACATCtgcagaagaagaagtagaagaataaatagatgaattttggtgtagaaaaccatttgagtgaatgctttggagcattcactcaATAATATATTTATCAATCATTCAAACTTTTCAATCTGCACTTTTCATGCAAATTGCCACACAAAGTGCTTTATAATTATTAATTTGATACCAATGCAAACTGTGGTTTAGTACTTGGTGGCACCAAAATGTAAGATTCACACTGTTAAAAAAAGTGCCTTCTTACAGTGTTTTCAGGTCAATACAGTAAACGACACAAGCATCAgtccatatatatatttttttgcacaaCCAGAAACAGGCATGCATGCTGTTGAGGAACCTGGTGTCGCGGGAGCCCAACTACAGCCAACCTATTTTGGACTTGGGAGTGGAGCCCCTCATAGCGCAGGCACTACGGACCCATCAAGACTGCGGAGACATCGCCAAAGCTGCCCTCAGGGATCTCGGCTGCAATGTGGAGCTGCGAGAGCTGTGGACCGGCAAACATGGCGGCATCACCAACTGAAAAAAGCGGTGCAGGAGTACttcttgtaaaatgtattgtattaATTCAAACAAAACCCAATctgagataccgtatttttcggactataattcgcagtttttttcatagtttggccgggggtgcgacttatactcaggagcgactaatgtgtgaaattattaacacattaccgtaaaatatcaaataatattatttatctcattcacgtaagagactagacgtataagatttcatgggatttagcagttaggagtgacagattgtttggtaaacgtatagcatgttctatatgttatagttatttgaatgactcttaccataatatgttacgttaacataccaggcacgttctcagttggttatttatgcgtcgtataacgtacacttattcagcctgttgtacactattctttatttattttaaattgcctttcaaatgtctctattcttggtgttgggttttatcaaatcaattttcccaaaaaatgcgacttatataccggtatgtttttttccttctttattatgcattttcggcctgtgtgacttatactccggagcgatttatactccgaaaaatacggtaattgggttTTGCAGGTAAGACTGATGAGGACACGAACAGTACAATGGCTTTTCAGTTAAAcctattgttttatgttttttaaagTTTTGATCCTtagaatggtaaaaaaaaatcccaataccAAATGTCATGCTAACTATGTAATATGATCAAATTGTGACCAAGTCATTGTGTGATCtacttcaggggtgtcaaaatctactcccaagtgggccggactggtaaaatcacggcacgataacttacaaataaagacaactccagattattttctttgtttaaaaatagaacaagcacattctgaaattgtacaaatcataatgttgttgttggtttttttacgcttacatgttgcggttaatagtaatctatctttatttgtcgttatttctatttttataaataaatgatgtgataatgttcatcagtcaactaattggtgttatttttcaatctatcaagataaaaaaatgatatcaaaatcaaattacaggatgttatttatgtagtttgatcattttccttgactgatgtactaacgtggtttattttgtacatacctAGCATcacatacaaataattgctattgtgacatccagtggacacatttagaacagctgtttctttcattaaaaaatttcagatTCATTTTTGTactcagcaaactcatcccgcgggccagataaaacctgttcgtgggcctgatccggcccttgggccgtacgtttgacacccctgatctactcaATGAAACCTACTTATGTGCATTCGAAGCTACAAAACAGCATCTATACACCATATTTTCTTCCTTGCCTGACTCAGTGTTTTTTCTCAATGTTTTGACTAAAGTCTAAACAAGTTTTTAATGCACAATCATTCTGCACTTTGCAAAATGCATTGTTTTTTAACACACTTGTCTGGTTTGTTACAACATTCCCATGTAAACATAACGTTGCATGCTTCATTTTTGGATGGATTTTCTTATAAATTCATGCACTGTGCTGCTAAAAAGTTGGAGTATGTGATAAAACTAAAATGGTAAGCTAAAATAAATGAATCTATGATATCAAACAGGCCAGTGTAACCTTACA is part of the Nerophis lumbriciformis linkage group LG19, RoL_Nlum_v2.1, whole genome shotgun sequence genome and encodes:
- the armc6 gene encoding armadillo repeat-containing protein 6 isoform X1, with product MAVRRVTQETFDAAVKENIDEFEMDPEEALREAVEQFQSQGVDLNCIVKAVPAVPSNDNQHKETHEVLQALESLRIAKDSAGITKAAADLKCFTEQCLLGFAQRYLAAQKDAYPIILSYCKKSVGEKEAALAALCALAALTDGQPDLFDTDGLCFLLDVLKKHRDDGAVTRAAVCAVRHCCLKHEQNRQDLVKAGVLPLLTGAVKQHSGCAEVVKEASAALRVMTFDDDVRVTFGHAHEHAKSIVLEHNGLKVLIDSAKAHNDNMSVLGELCATLSRLAVRNEFCQDICDLGGLKLMMTLLADSYESPQELVRQVLSGIRAVAGNDDVKDAVVKAGGVQLVVVAMNRHQTNAAVCEQGCACLSVLALRKPNNCKVIMEEGGALAAVQAMKTHTCAVNVQKQACMLLRNLVSREPNYSQPILDLGVEPLIAQALRTHQDCGDIAKAALRDLGCNVELRELWTGKHGGITN
- the armc6 gene encoding armadillo repeat-containing protein 6 isoform X2, whose translation is MAVRRVTQETFDAAVKENIDEFEMDPEEALREAVEQFQSQGVDLNCIVKAVPAVPSNDNQHKETHEVLQALESLRIAKDSAGITKAAADLKCFTEQCLLGFAQRYLAAQKDAYPIILSYCKKSVGEKEAALAALCALAALTDGQPDLFDTDGLCFLLDVLKKHRDDGAVTRAAVCAVRHCCLKHEQNRQDLVKAGVLPLLTGAVKQHSGCAEVVKEASAALRVMTFDDDVRVTFGHAHEHAKSIVLEHNGLKVLIDSAKAHNDNMSVLGELCATLSRLAVRNEFCQDICDLGGLKLMMTLLADSYESPELVRQVLSGIRAVAGNDDVKDAVVKAGGVQLVVVAMNRHQTNAAVCEQGCACLSVLALRKPNNCKVIMEEGGALAAVQAMKTHTCAVNVQKQACMLLRNLVSREPNYSQPILDLGVEPLIAQALRTHQDCGDIAKAALRDLGCNVELRELWTGKHGGITN